Genomic segment of Panicum virgatum strain AP13 chromosome 9N, P.virgatum_v5, whole genome shotgun sequence:
ttggagttgctcacTCTGATCTCATGCATTGTGCTATTTGACTCTGAGCAGGCAGGCCTTGCTGGCATTGGATGAGCTAGCCGGCCAGCCGGGCAGATGAATATGAAGCATGCATGATGTCACCCTATATATACTTGACATCAGCCGACGATGGAGCTGCTCCATTGATCGGCTAGCTGCTTCTATTTATAGCCGCGAGAAGAAGGCTCTCTTCCCGTCCGCAGCAGCAAGAAGTAAGGCTCAGTACCCATCCATCACTTGCCCAAAGCAAGTAAGGATCGATCTCAAGGACACATATATAGCTAGCTACTTCCCTAGCTAGGTAGCCCACCCAGATCATCATCGACTCAGTAGCAGATCGATCGAGATCATGGCTCTCGCATCTCTGTCCAAGGTGGTGCTCGGCTCCATCGCCTTCGGCGTCTTCTGGGTGCTGGCCGTGTTCCCGTCGGTGCCCTTCATGCCCATCGGCCGCACGgccggcgccctgctcagcGCCGTGCTCATGATCATCTTCCACGTGATCAGCCCCGACGACGCCTACGCCTCTGTCGACCTGCCCATCCTCGGCCTGCTCTTTGCCACCATGGTGGTCGGCACCTACCTCAAGAACGCCGGCATGTTCAAGCACCTGGGCACCCTGCTCGCCTGGAAGAGCCAGGGAGGCCGTGACCTGCTCTGCCGCGTCTGCATCGTCACCGCGCTCGCCAGCGCGCTCTTCACCAACGACACCTGCTGCGTCGTGCTCACCGAGTTCGtgctggagctcgccgccgagcgCAACCTGCCGGCCAAGCCCTTCCTGCTCGCGCTCGCCTCCAGCGCCAACATCGGCTCCAGCGCCACGCCCATCGGCAACCCCCAGAACCTGGTCATCGCCTTCAACAGCAAGATCCCCTTCCCCAAGTTCCTCCTGGGCATCCTGCCCGCCATGCTCGCCGGCATGGCCGTCAACATGGCCATGCTCCTCTGCATGTACTGGAAGGACCTCGCGGGGACCAGCGGCGGCCCTGCTGCTGACGACAAGCCGCAGATGGAGGCCGTCGAGGAGGGCCTGCAGGCGTCAAAGACTCCCTCCCCGTCCCCAGGGAAGCTGAGGACGACCAACGGAGGAGCAGGATACAGCTCGCCGTTGATGACAGAGGACATCTCCACCAAGCACCCCTGGTTCATGCAGTGCACGGAGCAGCGCAGGAAGCTCTTCCTCAAGAGCTTCGCCTACATCGTGACCGTGGGCATGGTGATCGCCTACATGGTTGGGCTCAACATGTCGTGGACCGCCATCACCACGGCCATCgccctggtggtggtggacttCCGCGACGCCGAGCCGTGCCTGGACAAGGTGTCCTACTCGCTGCTCGTCTTCTTCTCAGGTATGTTCATCACGGTGAGCGGCTTCAACAAGACGGGGCTGCCCGGGGCCATCTGGAACTTCATGGCGCCCTACTCCAAGGTGAACAGCGTCGGCGGCATCTCGGTGCTATCCATCATCATCCTGCTCCTCTCCAACCTCGCCTCCAACGTGCCCACGGTGCTGCTGATGGGCGGCGAGgtggcctccgcggcggcgctcatctccccggcggcggtgacgagatcgtggctgctgctggcgTGGGTGAGCACGGTGGCGGGCAACCTCTCT
This window contains:
- the LOC120693090 gene encoding silicon efflux transporter LSI2-like produces the protein MALASLSKVVLGSIAFGVFWVLAVFPSVPFMPIGRTAGALLSAVLMIIFHVISPDDAYASVDLPILGLLFATMVVGTYLKNAGMFKHLGTLLAWKSQGGRDLLCRVCIVTALASALFTNDTCCVVLTEFVLELAAERNLPAKPFLLALASSANIGSSATPIGNPQNLVIAFNSKIPFPKFLLGILPAMLAGMAVNMAMLLCMYWKDLAGTSGGPAADDKPQMEAVEEGLQASKTPSPSPGKLRTTNGGAGYSSPLMTEDISTKHPWFMQCTEQRRKLFLKSFAYIVTVGMVIAYMVGLNMSWTAITTAIALVVVDFRDAEPCLDKVSYSLLVFFSGMFITVSGFNKTGLPGAIWNFMAPYSKVNSVGGISVLSIIILLLSNLASNVPTVLLMGGEVASAAALISPAAVTRSWLLLAWVSTVAGNLSLLGSAANLIVCEQARRALRNAYDLTFWNHIVFGVPSTLIVTAIGIPLIGKINV